A region of Oryctolagus cuniculus chromosome 3, mOryCun1.1, whole genome shotgun sequence DNA encodes the following proteins:
- the IGFBP5 gene encoding insulin-like growth factor-binding protein 5 has product MVLTAVLLLLAACAGPAQGLGSFVHCEPCDEKALSMCPPSPLGCELVKEPGCGCCMTCALAEGQSCGVYTERCAQGLRCLPRQDEEKPLHALLHGRGVCLNEKSYREQVKIERDSREHEEPTTSEMAEETYSPKVFRPKHTRISELKAEAVKKDRRKKLTQSKFVGGAENTAHPRIVSPPEMRQESEQGPCRRHMEASLQELKASPRMVPRAVYLPNCDRKGFYKRKQCKPSRGRKRGICWCVDKYGMKLPGMEYADGDFQCHAFDSSNVE; this is encoded by the exons ATGGTGCTCACCGCGGTCCTCTTGCTCCTGGCCGCCTGCGCTGGGCcggcccagggcctgggctccttcGTGCACTGCGAGCCCTGCGACGAGAAAGCCCTGTCCATGTGCCCCCCGAGCCCCCTGGGCTGCGAGCTGGTGAAGGAGCCGGGCTGCGGCTGCTGCATGACTTGCGCCCTGGCCGAGGGGCAGTCTTGCGGCGTCTACACTGAGCGCTGCGCACAGGGACTGCGCTGCCTCCCGCGGCAAGACGAGGAGAAGCCGCTGCACGCCCTGCTGCACGGCCGCGGGGTTTGCCTCAACGAAAAGAGCTACCGCGAGCAAGTCAAGATCG AGAGAGACTCCCGCGAGCATGAGGAGCCCACCACCTCCGAGATGGCCGAGGAGACCTACTCCCCCAAGGTCTTCCGGCCCAAGCACACTCGCATCTCTGAGCTGAAGGCCGAGGCCGTGAAGAAGGACCGCAGGAAGAAGCTGACCCAGTCCAAGTTCGTGGGTGGAGCTGAGAACACTGCCCACCCCCGGATTGTCTCCCCGCCTGAGATGAGACAGGAATCTGAGCAG GGCCCCTGCCGCAGACACATGGAGGCATCCCTGCAGGAGCTCAAAGCCAGCCCACGCATGGTGCCCCGGGCCGTGTACCTGCCCAACTGTGACCGCAAAGGATTCTACAAGAGAAAGCAG TGCAAGCCTTCCCGCGGCCGCAAACGTGGCATCTGCTGGTGCGTGGACAAGTACGGGATGAAGCTGCCAGGCATGGAGTACGCGGACGGAGATTTTCAGTGCCACGCCTTCGACAGCAGTAACGTTGAGTGA